From the genome of bacterium, one region includes:
- a CDS encoding substrate-binding domain-containing protein translates to MKNKIHKFVVVLLCGLFWTGCKGNERASTPTTGALPLICDDAVSNVIQIQKNEFEKRYTQAKIDMQLAPASAAIVKLINNEVECIISSRELDSTETDFLIRHEIKVFSQKFALDGIAIIVNAENPIEEMSLASLRELFSGDATYWSDITDSVRFPYHLNRIQIVSDGRRSGNYRVLHEMVLDKNPLSPNAVVLSGDSANSVVPKILDFVASTPGAVGYVSTAWVGKTSADWESRSGKLKIIRVSGEDFHKAVEPIQGYVYRGDYPLRRVLYIIHRQPYIGLAAGFTAFLTGNDGQKICLANNLVPGMNPIRLKHE, encoded by the coding sequence ATGAAGAATAAAATACACAAATTTGTCGTTGTCTTATTATGCGGTTTGTTTTGGACCGGTTGTAAAGGTAACGAAAGGGCATCAACACCTACGACAGGTGCTTTACCTTTGATCTGCGATGATGCTGTTTCTAATGTTATTCAGATTCAAAAAAATGAATTTGAAAAACGGTACACACAAGCTAAAATTGATATGCAGCTAGCTCCGGCCTCGGCGGCGATCGTCAAGCTGATCAATAACGAAGTGGAATGTATCATTAGTTCGCGTGAATTGGACTCGACGGAAACGGATTTTCTAATTCGTCACGAAATTAAGGTTTTTTCGCAGAAGTTTGCACTCGATGGTATAGCCATTATTGTCAATGCGGAAAATCCCATCGAAGAAATGAGTCTCGCTTCGCTGCGAGAACTTTTTTCCGGAGATGCGACGTACTGGTCGGATATCACAGACTCGGTGCGATTTCCGTATCATCTTAACCGAATTCAAATCGTCAGTGATGGTCGTCGCTCCGGTAATTATAGAGTTTTGCACGAAATGGTACTCGACAAAAATCCGTTATCACCTAATGCTGTCGTATTGTCCGGCGACTCGGCCAATAGTGTCGTACCCAAAATTTTGGATTTTGTAGCATCAACGCCGGGCGCCGTAGGATATGTGAGTACGGCTTGGGTGGGTAAAACCAGCGCGGATTGGGAATCGCGTTCCGGCAAATTAAAAATTATTCGTGTGTCGGGTGAAGACTTTCACAAAGCAGTAGAGCCCATACAAGGGTATGTTTATCGCGGCGATTATCCGTTGCGACGGGTATTATATATTATTCATCGTCAGCCGTATATCGGGTTGGCGGCCGGTTTTACGGCTTTTTTGACAGG